A region of Leishmania mexicana MHOM/GT/2001/U1103 complete genome, chromosome 8 DNA encodes the following proteins:
- a CDS encoding beta tubulin, producing the protein MREIVSCQAGQCGNQIGSKFWEVISDEHGVDPTGTYQGDSDLQLERINVYFDESAGGRYVPRAVLMDLEPGTMDSVRAGPYGQLFRPDNFIFGQSGAGNNWAKGHYTEGAELIDSVLDVCRKEAESCDCLQGFQLSHSLGGGTGSGMGTLLISKLREEYPDRIMMTFSVIPSPRVSDTVVEPYNTTLSVHQLVENSDESMCIDNEALYDICFRTLKLTTPTFGDLNHLVAAVMSGVTCCLRFPGQLNSDLRKLAVNLVPFPRLHFFMMGFAPLTSRGSQQYRGLSVAELTQQMFDAKNMMQAADPRHGRYLTASALFRGRVSTKEVDEQMLNVQNKNSSYFIEWIPNNIKSSICDIPPKGLKMSVTFIGNNTCIQEMFRRVGEQFTGMFRRKAFLHWYTGEGRTRWSSPRPSPT; encoded by the coding sequence TCGTTTCCTGCCAGGCCGGTCAGTGCGGCAACCAGATCGGCTCTAAGTTTTGGGAGGTGATTTCCGACGAACATGGTGTCGATCCGACTGGTACCTACCAGGGCGACTCGGATCTGCAGCTCGAGCGCATCAACGTCTACTTCGATGAGTCGGCGGGAGGTCGCtacgtgccgcgcgccgtgCTGATGGACCTCGAGCCCGGCACCATGGACTCGGTTCGCGCCGGCCCGTACGGCCAGCTGTTCCGCCCGGATAACTTCATCTTTGGTCAGTCTGGCGCTGGCAACAACTGGGCCAAGGGCCACTACACGGAGGGCGCGGAGCTGATCGACTCCGTGCTTGATGTGTGCcgcaaggaggcggagagctgcGACTGCCTGCAGGGCTTCCAGCTGTCTCActccctcggcggcggcacgggctCCGGCATGGGCACGCTGCTCATCTccaagctgcgcgaggagtaCCCGGACCGGATCATGATGACCTTCTCCGTCATCCCGTCCCCCCGCGTGTCGGATACCGTTGTGGAGCCGTACAACACGACCCTCTCTGTGCACCAGCTCGTGGAGAACTCCGACGAGTCCATGTGCATCGACAATGAGGCGCTGTACGACATTTGCTTCCGCACGCTGAAgctgacgacgccgacgttCGGCGACCTAAaccacctcgtcgccgccgtgatGTCTGGCGTGACCTGCTGCCTGCGCTTCCCTGGCCAGCTGAACTCTGACCTGCGCAAGCTTGCCGTGAACCTCGTGCCGTTCCCGCGCCTGCACTTCTTCATGATGGGCTTCGCGCCGCTGACGAGCCGCGGCTCGCAGCAGTACCGCGGCCTGTCCGTCGCGGAGCTGACGCAGCAGATGTTCGACGCCAAGAACATGATGCAGGCCGCCGACCCGCGCCACGGCCGCTACCTCACCGCATCCGCGCTGTTCCGCGGCCGCGTATCGACCAAGGAGGTGGACGAACAGATGCTGAACGTGCAGAACAAGAACTCCAGCTACTTCATCGAGTGGATCCCGAACAACATCAAGTCCTCCATCTGCGATATCCCGCCCAAGGGCCTCAAGATGTCCGTCACCTTCATCGGCAACAACACCTGCATCCAAGAGATGTtccgccgcgtcggtgaGCAGTTCACGGGCATGTTCCGCCGCAAGGCCTTCCTCCACTGGTACACCGGTGAGGGCAGGACGAGATGGAGTTCACCGAGGCCGAGTCCAACATGA